In the Flagellimonas sp. MMG031 genome, one interval contains:
- a CDS encoding cupin-like domain-containing protein, with protein MKLNLEQIPREKTLSKEAFLQNYFKPQKPVVIERFIEDWPAYSKWSLDYMKEIAGHKEVPLYDDRPVKHDEGFNEPHAKMKMADYVDLLKNGPTKYRIFLWNILKEVPELQKDFSYPDFGLRLMKGLPMLFFGGEDSYTFMHYDIDLANIFHFHFEGKKECILFSQEETKFLYKVPHSLITREDIDFANPDLEQWPALQHAKGHVTRLEHGNVLYIPEGYWHYMKYVTPGFSMSLRAIARKPKNLGRAIYNIFVMRHFDNLMRKIKGQEWIDWKNEKAVERTQKLLLQN; from the coding sequence TTGAAGCTGAATCTTGAACAGATACCTCGGGAGAAGACCCTTTCCAAGGAAGCGTTTCTCCAAAACTATTTCAAGCCCCAAAAACCGGTGGTCATCGAACGGTTTATTGAGGATTGGCCAGCGTATTCCAAATGGAGTTTGGACTACATGAAAGAAATTGCGGGTCATAAGGAAGTTCCTTTGTACGATGATCGTCCTGTGAAGCACGACGAAGGCTTTAACGAACCACATGCCAAAATGAAAATGGCGGATTATGTGGATCTTCTAAAAAATGGCCCTACCAAATACCGGATATTTCTCTGGAACATTTTAAAGGAAGTCCCCGAATTGCAAAAGGATTTTTCCTATCCCGATTTTGGACTTCGGCTGATGAAAGGGCTGCCCATGCTCTTTTTTGGAGGTGAGGATTCCTACACCTTCATGCACTACGACATTGATTTGGCCAATATTTTTCACTTTCATTTTGAAGGGAAGAAGGAGTGTATTCTTTTTTCCCAGGAAGAAACCAAATTTTTGTATAAGGTGCCCCACTCCTTGATTACGAGGGAGGATATCGACTTTGCCAATCCCGATTTGGAACAATGGCCAGCGTTGCAACATGCCAAGGGACATGTAACCCGTTTGGAACACGGAAATGTGTTGTACATCCCTGAAGGGTACTGGCATTATATGAAATATGTGACTCCCGGATTTTCGATGAGCCTCAGGGCCATCGCCAGAAAACCCAAAAATCTGGGCAGGGCAATCTATAACATCTTCGTGATGCGTCATTTTGATAATTTGATGCGCAAAATCAAAGGGCAGGAATGGATTGATTGGAAGAATGAAAAGGCTGTGGAGCGGACCCAAAAACTATTGCTGCAGAACTGA
- a CDS encoding glycogen debranching protein yields MKKTLFVLLGLFVLACAPQTQQPLTDILQDSPNISGKEDYLESPFVAAGDRVYMVGHQDGSFHPLGWHIKGEMGGIWNHPIKLMDGFEAQLITEQGVLPLENASTFTNYPYANKHTYTFKNEGLLIERVQFVPDGKQGIFVQFILKNNGEDNFEGEFNFVGHSNLRPTWLGERSNMIDSKDSGSFEESHWVVKDSINPWYTVFGSNQNPLTSETLSDSLKPNGASHSLTYAVTIPAKSETTLNFSIAGSYHSKEEAISTFLDILTDHHAMAAEKKLRYEQLSQQSKLTIPDKQLQETFEWLKYNCDWLVRTVPEIGTGIGAGIADYPWWFGVDSEYALKGYMAVGQDDVVEQTIQLLDSVSMAVNGNGRILHEMSTNGVVFNEGNINETPQFASLIWEIYKWNGDKTFLEKYFPTIQKGLKWLLEANDADNNLFPDGFGMMEIHGLDSEMIDVASYTQRAFSDAALMALELDQADLAEEYQEVADELKEKINTEFWSETFGSYADFIGTDAQALRLIEDALVRADTLNKPWAVEELKATRQEILKNPSNKARPFVLYHNWVVNTPMEMGIADSTKAITALDNAKKFTNPFGVFVTGIDRDETAGEDEGSFQGSKVFSYTGAVMTLPSGVQAVAENNYGRPDQALDYLKRMSRSFSYALPGSIYEVSPDYGMMTQAWNIYAFAVPIVNQFFGIKPMAHQKTVIIEPQMPSEWDNASLENVKIGNNLISVWHSTSENGHQIKITQNQPDWKIRVVLPGDGYTVQEGNPQTETKNGKTVFTFTEPSMIIGKN; encoded by the coding sequence ATGAAAAAAACACTCTTCGTACTACTAGGCCTATTTGTTTTGGCGTGTGCTCCCCAAACCCAACAACCACTGACCGATATTTTACAAGATTCCCCGAACATATCAGGTAAAGAAGATTATTTGGAATCCCCTTTTGTTGCCGCGGGAGACAGGGTGTACATGGTGGGCCACCAAGACGGTAGTTTCCATCCTTTGGGCTGGCATATCAAGGGAGAGATGGGAGGTATTTGGAACCATCCCATAAAACTGATGGACGGTTTTGAGGCACAATTGATCACTGAGCAAGGAGTGCTTCCTCTTGAAAATGCATCAACCTTTACCAACTATCCCTACGCCAATAAACATACCTATACTTTTAAAAATGAAGGACTGCTTATTGAACGAGTTCAATTTGTACCCGATGGAAAACAGGGCATATTCGTTCAATTTATCCTCAAAAATAATGGAGAAGACAACTTTGAGGGGGAGTTCAACTTCGTAGGGCACTCCAACTTGAGGCCAACCTGGTTGGGAGAACGTTCCAACATGATCGATTCCAAAGATTCGGGCTCTTTTGAAGAATCGCATTGGGTGGTGAAAGACAGTATCAACCCTTGGTACACTGTGTTTGGATCTAATCAAAACCCCCTTACTTCTGAAACCCTTTCCGATTCCCTTAAACCCAATGGAGCATCCCACTCACTCACCTATGCGGTGACTATTCCTGCCAAATCGGAAACGACCCTAAATTTTTCCATTGCTGGATCCTATCATTCGAAAGAAGAAGCTATCAGTACTTTTCTTGATATTTTGACCGACCATCACGCCATGGCAGCGGAGAAAAAACTTCGCTATGAACAATTGTCCCAACAGTCCAAACTGACCATTCCCGACAAACAATTGCAAGAAACCTTTGAATGGTTGAAGTACAACTGCGATTGGCTGGTGCGCACCGTTCCCGAGATAGGCACGGGCATTGGTGCCGGGATTGCAGACTACCCTTGGTGGTTTGGGGTGGACAGTGAATATGCCCTTAAAGGTTACATGGCCGTAGGCCAAGATGATGTCGTGGAACAGACCATCCAGCTTTTGGACAGCGTTTCAATGGCGGTAAACGGCAATGGTCGGATTTTACATGAGATGTCTACCAATGGCGTCGTCTTCAATGAAGGCAACATCAACGAAACCCCTCAGTTTGCCTCCTTGATATGGGAGATTTACAAATGGAACGGCGATAAAACTTTTCTGGAGAAGTACTTTCCAACCATACAAAAAGGACTAAAATGGCTTTTGGAAGCCAATGATGCCGACAACAACCTGTTTCCAGACGGTTTTGGCATGATGGAAATTCATGGTCTGGACAGCGAAATGATCGATGTGGCCTCCTACACCCAGCGCGCTTTCTCCGATGCCGCCCTGATGGCCTTGGAACTTGACCAAGCTGATCTAGCCGAGGAATATCAAGAAGTGGCGGATGAATTAAAGGAAAAAATCAATACCGAATTCTGGTCGGAAACCTTTGGGTCCTATGCTGATTTTATAGGGACAGATGCACAGGCACTTCGATTGATAGAGGATGCCTTGGTTAGAGCGGACACCTTGAACAAACCATGGGCCGTAGAGGAACTTAAGGCAACTAGGCAAGAAATTTTGAAAAACCCATCCAACAAGGCAAGGCCATTTGTGCTGTATCACAATTGGGTGGTGAATACACCCATGGAGATGGGAATTGCAGACAGTACCAAGGCGATTACAGCTTTGGACAACGCCAAAAAATTTACGAATCCCTTTGGTGTGTTCGTAACGGGAATCGACCGTGATGAGACCGCTGGGGAGGACGAAGGCTCGTTCCAAGGCAGCAAGGTGTTTTCGTATACGGGAGCCGTAATGACCTTGCCCTCCGGCGTACAAGCCGTAGCTGAAAATAATTATGGCAGACCGGACCAAGCCTTGGACTATTTAAAGCGGATGTCACGTTCCTTTAGCTATGCGCTTCCCGGCAGTATTTACGAGGTTTCACCAGATTATGGGATGATGACCCAGGCATGGAACATCTATGCCTTTGCGGTTCCCATTGTGAACCAATTTTTTGGTATCAAGCCCATGGCGCACCAAAAAACAGTCATTATAGAGCCGCAAATGCCAAGTGAATGGGACAACGCCTCTCTCGAAAATGTCAAGATTGGGAACAACCTTATTTCGGTTTGGCATAGCACATCGGAAAATGGGCATCAAATCAAAATCACACAAAACCAACCCGACTGGAAAATCCGGGTGGTTTTACCCGGTGATGGCTACACTGTACAGGAAGGCAACCCTCAAACTGAAACCAAAAACGGTAAAACCGTATTTACGTTTACCGAACCCTCTATGATTATTGGAAAAAATTAG
- a CDS encoding TonB-dependent receptor, which translates to MKKLILLSTMLLVGAFQVQAQEDDTVKIDSLSEVVVIANRINLPFKENSRTINIVTSAQIKNSAAVNVADLLQQVAGVDIRRRGTGGSQADLYIRGGGFDQTLLLIDGVKMDDPQTGHHTMNAALPLEVIERIEIIKGPAARVFGQNAFTGAINIITKKSLNNSVSLNVEAGSFGQLNGSVTAGVDKENSSHIIHLGRVTSEGYRNNSDYDNANYFLKSTFNKNAQPIILTASFLERNYGAENFYTTNPTFNEYEETQNSLLALSTTFKKNNLKIQPRLYWKRNQDLFLLRRNDPSFFRNMHISNKIGVETNASYASELGITGFGVEFSKIYLRSNNLGNRNRFMSNVFLEHRFSIADNKLDITPGVALTYFSDFKFRAFPGLDIGYSLTNNFKVYGNIGYTYRIPTYTDLFYNDPVSSGNENLEPEEAFAQEFGLKYTTPKVNASIAVFNRDADNLIDYIRNDVSEDVFVATNITEVNTKGLELDAAYNFLFKDFTQTLSVGYVFLDDNILDQNEELSRYSLNTLKHQYTTRLSTQLFKNVRQNIIYKYAERTTGQTYNVWDASLGIKVKQAEFTITASNIFDADYIEAGFVPMPPSNVLFGLRYSFK; encoded by the coding sequence ATGAAGAAGTTAATTTTACTTTCTACGATGCTCCTAGTTGGTGCTTTTCAAGTACAAGCCCAAGAAGACGATACTGTCAAGATAGATTCGTTGAGCGAAGTTGTAGTGATCGCCAACCGAATCAACCTTCCATTCAAGGAAAATTCTAGAACCATAAACATTGTAACCTCCGCTCAAATTAAAAACAGTGCAGCGGTTAATGTAGCGGATTTATTGCAACAAGTTGCAGGTGTAGATATTAGAAGGCGCGGTACAGGGGGTAGCCAAGCTGATTTGTACATACGAGGTGGTGGTTTTGACCAAACCTTATTGCTTATAGATGGCGTTAAAATGGACGATCCGCAAACGGGTCACCACACCATGAACGCAGCTTTGCCCTTAGAGGTTATCGAACGGATAGAAATTATAAAAGGTCCAGCAGCTCGGGTTTTTGGACAAAACGCCTTTACGGGCGCCATCAATATCATTACAAAGAAGAGTTTGAATAATTCCGTTTCCTTAAATGTGGAAGCGGGTTCTTTTGGCCAATTAAATGGTAGCGTAACTGCGGGGGTGGATAAGGAAAACTCTTCGCATATCATACATTTGGGAAGGGTAACCTCCGAAGGATATAGAAATAACTCGGATTATGATAATGCCAATTACTTTTTAAAAAGCACTTTTAATAAAAATGCGCAGCCCATTATATTGACAGCTTCTTTTTTGGAGCGTAATTATGGGGCTGAGAACTTTTACACCACCAATCCTACATTTAACGAGTACGAAGAAACCCAAAACAGTCTTTTGGCGTTATCTACCACCTTCAAGAAAAATAACCTAAAAATACAGCCAAGACTCTATTGGAAACGTAACCAAGACTTGTTTCTCTTGAGACGAAATGACCCCAGTTTTTTCAGAAACATGCATATTTCCAATAAGATTGGTGTGGAAACCAATGCTTCCTATGCCTCTGAATTGGGAATTACTGGTTTTGGGGTGGAATTTTCTAAAATCTATTTAAGAAGCAATAACCTGGGCAATCGAAACCGTTTCATGTCGAATGTGTTTTTGGAGCACCGCTTTAGTATAGCGGATAACAAGTTGGATATTACTCCGGGTGTGGCGCTAACTTACTTTTCCGACTTTAAATTCCGTGCCTTTCCCGGTTTGGATATAGGGTATAGCCTTACCAATAATTTTAAGGTATATGGAAATATTGGTTATACCTACCGCATACCTACTTATACCGATTTGTTTTACAATGACCCTGTTTCCAGTGGTAACGAAAATTTGGAACCAGAAGAAGCATTTGCACAGGAATTTGGTCTAAAGTATACTACGCCTAAAGTTAATGCCAGTATCGCTGTTTTCAATAGAGACGCGGATAATCTTATAGATTATATCAGAAACGATGTTTCTGAAGATGTATTTGTGGCAACCAATATAACAGAGGTAAATACCAAAGGTTTGGAATTGGACGCTGCCTATAATTTTTTGTTCAAGGATTTTACGCAAACCTTAAGTGTGGGCTATGTGTTTTTAGATGATAATATTTTAGATCAAAATGAGGAACTATCCCGTTACTCTTTAAATACGCTAAAGCATCAGTATACCACTCGCTTGAGTACCCAATTGTTTAAAAATGTGCGCCAGAATATCATCTATAAGTATGCAGAACGTACTACAGGGCAAACCTATAATGTTTGGGACGCTTCGTTGGGAATCAAAGTAAAGCAGGCAGAGTTTACCATTACTGCAAGCAATATTTTCGATGCGGATTACATAGAAGCAGGATTTGTTCCAATGCCGCCAAGCAATGTATTATTTGGTTTGCGCTATAGTTTTAAATAG
- a CDS encoding regulatory protein RecX — MMATYESPKKYYSVQEATAKMEHYCAYQERCHKEVMDKLKSMNMIPEAIDQIVGHLIQENYLNEERFAKAFARGKFQIKKWGTNRIVRELKFRDISAYNIKSALAEIQNEDYLKTFDELAKKRLGQIKETNPFKKKKKLADYLLYRGWESHLVYEKANELVK; from the coding sequence ATGATGGCCACGTACGAATCCCCCAAAAAATATTATTCGGTTCAGGAAGCTACGGCTAAAATGGAGCATTATTGCGCCTACCAAGAACGTTGCCACAAAGAGGTGATGGACAAATTGAAGTCCATGAACATGATTCCTGAGGCCATCGACCAAATTGTGGGACATCTTATCCAAGAAAATTACCTGAACGAGGAACGCTTCGCCAAAGCTTTTGCCCGAGGTAAATTCCAAATCAAAAAATGGGGGACGAACAGGATTGTTCGGGAACTTAAGTTCAGGGATATTTCTGCATACAACATCAAAAGTGCCCTGGCAGAAATCCAGAACGAGGATTACCTAAAAACGTTTGATGAATTGGCCAAAAAAAGGTTGGGTCAAATCAAGGAGACCAATCCGTTCAAAAAAAAGAAAAAGTTGGCCGATTATCTACTCTATCGGGGTTGGGAAAGTCACTTGGTCTACGAAAAAGCGAACGAACTCGTGAAATAA